Proteins encoded within one genomic window of Legionella sp. PC997:
- the dacB gene encoding D-alanyl-D-alanine carboxypeptidase/D-alanyl-D-alanine-endopeptidase — translation MKRTLTGAFLLALSALSQGASIQSEVDKLINRINPNVNLGIVVLDLTSGQTLYRRNAARLYIPASNMKLFSEAAALMVLGPDYRFKNQLNISAGSIQQGVLQGNVYVQLSGDPSFSRNDLNTLLYSLKEWNIHTIQGNVYIDSSFAEVSPYPPGWLTSDLSYSYGAPNAPVMVDSNRLTVTVNPGAQAGDPAIVEADDGGGAITLNNQATTKANTQGCGVGFSLDQDNHLTVRGCVGVGQWAVQQKLAIKNPLMYTQAMIKNQLLKANIQLNGQVQLGKTPAGSLLIATQHSKPVSQLMADTLKPSDNLYADSLYLHAAEKLKGAPVNWRGAEPLIKNFLQSQTGIDFSNAIFTDGSGLSRYSLVTPEQTISLLKFLYQRFPLSYEYISALPISGRDGTLQKRFRIPIQQGFVRAKTGTMTGINSLSGYLYTANGHTLAFAMYVNRQPGKASGPGRPVLDAIITYFLQKNPESSRLSRVFSPHQRISFQLNPTQAEKQKVHQARWRRLESAIRTALRGQPVNIVYRGNELIVNDNQADPGKVWATLQSVVKKYPFAVMLSSKTLPINPSGRPTLLWIQAPEMPNQIQRVWSIREAA, via the coding sequence ATGAAAAGGACCTTAACTGGCGCGTTTTTATTAGCCTTATCAGCACTATCACAGGGTGCCAGTATCCAAAGCGAAGTAGATAAACTAATTAACCGTATCAATCCGAATGTTAATCTCGGAATTGTCGTTCTTGACTTAACATCTGGCCAAACCTTATATCGCCGGAATGCAGCGCGTTTGTATATCCCTGCAAGTAACATGAAGCTTTTTTCAGAAGCAGCTGCTTTGATGGTTCTTGGGCCGGATTATCGCTTCAAAAACCAATTGAATATAAGTGCGGGTAGCATACAACAAGGTGTACTCCAGGGTAATGTTTATGTGCAATTAAGTGGAGACCCTTCATTTAGCCGTAATGATTTAAATACGCTACTTTACTCGCTAAAAGAATGGAATATCCATACCATCCAAGGTAACGTGTACATAGATAGCAGTTTTGCTGAAGTTTCCCCTTATCCCCCAGGTTGGTTAACATCCGATTTATCCTACAGTTATGGGGCTCCCAATGCCCCCGTAATGGTTGACTCTAATCGTTTGACGGTCACTGTAAATCCAGGGGCGCAGGCTGGAGATCCGGCGATCGTGGAAGCAGACGACGGTGGTGGCGCTATCACCTTAAATAACCAGGCTACAACAAAAGCCAACACCCAAGGGTGTGGTGTAGGTTTTAGTTTAGATCAAGACAATCATTTAACAGTTCGTGGTTGTGTCGGAGTTGGACAGTGGGCCGTACAACAAAAATTGGCTATAAAAAACCCCTTAATGTACACTCAAGCCATGATCAAAAACCAACTGCTAAAAGCCAATATACAACTGAACGGTCAAGTACAGTTAGGCAAAACTCCCGCAGGTTCTTTGTTAATTGCGACCCAACACTCTAAACCCGTATCCCAATTGATGGCAGATACGTTAAAGCCCTCTGATAACCTCTATGCAGACAGCCTTTATTTGCATGCTGCTGAAAAGCTCAAAGGGGCACCCGTAAACTGGCGAGGAGCCGAGCCTTTAATCAAAAATTTTTTACAATCACAGACTGGAATCGATTTTTCGAATGCGATTTTTACTGATGGATCGGGCTTATCACGATACAGTTTAGTAACGCCTGAGCAAACCATTTCACTTTTAAAATTTCTATACCAACGTTTTCCATTATCCTATGAATACATTTCCGCATTACCTATTTCTGGACGAGATGGTACCTTACAAAAAAGATTTCGGATTCCTATCCAACAAGGTTTTGTGCGGGCTAAAACCGGTACCATGACCGGAATAAATAGTCTTTCAGGATATTTATATACTGCCAATGGTCATACGTTGGCTTTTGCAATGTATGTCAATAGGCAACCAGGAAAAGCCTCCGGACCAGGACGACCCGTATTGGATGCAATTATTACTTATTTTCTACAGAAAAACCCGGAAAGTAGTCGTTTGAGTCGAGTTTTTTCACCGCACCAGCGCATTAGTTTTCAATTAAATCCTACCCAAGCTGAAAAACAAAAAGTACATCAAGCCCGATGGAGACGTTTGGAGTCTGCGATTCGAACAGCGCTGAGAGGGCAACCTGTTAATATAGTGTATCGAGGTAATGAACTCATAGTAAACGATAACCAAGCGGATCCTGGAAAAGTATGGGCAACATTGCAATCCGTAGTAAAAAAATATCCTTTTGCAGTCATGTTGTCTTCTAAGACACTACCGATTAATCCTTCGGGTAGACCTACTTTACTGTGGATACAAGCGCCAGAGATGCCCAATCAAATACAAAGAGTATGGAGTATTCGCGAAGCGGCTTAG
- a CDS encoding serine/threonine transporter has translation MSSNEAAAIRSPLAVSKKYSWTKHDTVWMLSLYGTAVGAGTLFLPIDAGLNGIWPLIIMAILAFPMTYFSHRALCRFVLSGSSTQNDITEVVEEHFGSFAGRILTCLYFFAIYPILLMYSVAITNTTESFIVNQLGMSAPPRALLAILLILGLMAIVRFGQEIIVKSMSLLVFPFATTLLFLSIYLIPNWNSAILQQSNSLHANGGHGLLMTLWLVIPVMVFSFNHSPIISSFAVNQKKEHGIDADSNSLSIMRYSHLLMVFSVMFFVFSCVFSLSPQDLLQAKQQNISILSYLANHFKTPLIACIAPIIAFIAISKSFFGHYLGAKEGLSSIIVNFLKQTGNKISPCRLQRIIEIFMVITCWIVATINPNILKMIETLGGPVIAILLFIMPMYATAKIPAMKKYRTHVVSNLFTTIMGIISISAIIYGLL, from the coding sequence ATGTCGTCAAATGAAGCTGCAGCAATACGTTCACCCCTAGCAGTTAGTAAAAAGTATTCATGGACAAAACATGATACCGTATGGATGTTAAGTCTTTACGGTACTGCAGTCGGCGCCGGAACCCTTTTCCTTCCCATAGATGCAGGACTTAATGGGATCTGGCCCTTAATAATAATGGCCATCCTTGCCTTCCCTATGACTTATTTTTCACATCGCGCCCTATGCCGCTTTGTCTTATCAGGTTCTTCTACCCAAAATGACATTACCGAGGTGGTTGAAGAGCACTTCGGTAGTTTTGCAGGAAGGATATTGACGTGCTTGTATTTTTTTGCAATTTACCCCATTTTATTGATGTACAGTGTAGCAATAACTAATACTACCGAAAGTTTTATTGTGAATCAGTTAGGTATGTCCGCGCCACCTAGAGCACTTTTAGCCATACTCCTGATTCTGGGACTCATGGCTATTGTCCGTTTTGGACAAGAAATAATTGTTAAATCAATGTCCTTATTAGTTTTTCCTTTTGCAACAACATTATTATTTTTGTCTATTTATTTAATACCCAACTGGAATAGTGCTATTTTGCAACAAAGCAACTCTTTACATGCCAATGGGGGACATGGATTGTTAATGACGCTCTGGTTAGTTATTCCGGTAATGGTTTTTTCTTTTAATCACTCACCTATTATTTCTTCTTTTGCGGTTAATCAAAAAAAGGAACATGGTATTGATGCAGACAGTAATAGTCTTTCGATCATGCGCTACAGCCATCTACTCATGGTCTTTTCGGTGATGTTCTTTGTATTCAGTTGTGTTTTTAGTCTCTCACCTCAAGACCTTCTACAAGCAAAACAACAAAATATTTCGATTTTGTCTTATCTTGCAAATCATTTTAAGACTCCTCTCATTGCTTGTATTGCCCCTATTATCGCTTTTATTGCAATTTCTAAATCGTTTTTTGGTCATTATTTAGGGGCTAAAGAAGGTTTGAGCAGTATTATTGTCAATTTCCTAAAACAAACGGGAAACAAGATAAGTCCATGTAGGTTACAACGAATCATAGAAATTTTTATGGTCATTACCTGCTGGATTGTTGCAACAATCAATCCCAACATTTTAAAAATGATAGAGACTCTAGGTGGACCAGTTATTGCTATCCTGTTGTTTATTATGCCTATGTATGCAACAGCTAAAATTCCTGCAATGAAAAAATATCGCACCCATGTGGTAAGTAATTTATTTACAACGATAATGGGTATCATCTCTATTTCAGCAATAATATACGGCTTGCTGTAA
- the upp gene encoding uracil phosphoribosyltransferase: MNDQQVVVVNHPLIQHKLTIMRRKDTSTVKFRTLMHEISMLLAYEVTRDLEMEYEEIETPLAIMKSPVLKGKKLVFVSILRAGNGLVDGMLQLVPTARIGHIGLYRDPKTLEAIEYYIKLPEHTRNRDVIVVDPMLATGNSAIAAVKEIKAIEPKSIKFLCLLASPEGIAAFHEEHPEIPIYTAAIDQQLNEKGYIIPGLGDAGDRLYGTKLEY; the protein is encoded by the coding sequence ATGAACGATCAACAGGTAGTTGTAGTGAACCATCCATTAATTCAGCATAAATTAACAATTATGCGCCGAAAAGATACCAGCACCGTCAAATTTCGTACTCTAATGCATGAGATTAGCATGTTGCTCGCTTATGAGGTTACTCGTGATTTAGAAATGGAATATGAGGAAATTGAAACACCTTTAGCGATAATGAAATCCCCTGTTTTAAAAGGAAAAAAATTAGTTTTTGTATCCATATTGCGTGCGGGTAATGGATTAGTCGATGGGATGTTGCAACTTGTGCCTACCGCACGAATCGGCCATATTGGTTTGTATCGGGACCCTAAAACCCTTGAAGCAATTGAATATTATATTAAACTTCCAGAACATACCCGAAATCGTGATGTGATTGTAGTTGATCCCATGTTAGCTACGGGAAATTCTGCAATCGCTGCGGTTAAAGAAATTAAAGCAATCGAGCCTAAATCGATTAAATTTCTCTGTCTGCTCGCATCACCTGAAGGCATTGCAGCATTTCATGAAGAGCATCCAGAGATTCCCATTTACACGGCTGCAATAGACCAACAACTCAACGAGAAAGGCTATATTATTCCAGGCTTAGGTGATGCAGGAGACAGGCTTTATGGAACAAAACTAGAATATTAA
- a CDS encoding ParB/RepB/Spo0J family partition protein, with product MHVEFQHVPIENIQAGQYQPRQDFNGIALKELAQSIASQGLIEPLIVRTIAKQRYEIIAGERRWRAAKIAGLHTVPCLIGNYTDKQACALTLIENIQREDLNLIEEASAYRRLIDEFHYHQDEIATLVGKSRSHIANIIRLLSLSESIKNLIRDKTLSLGHARVLVGLNPGQQEYLAQQTIEQEWSVRQLEQAVKTQKNKQFSTPQNAKRDRDIERLQALLAEQVGAPVQIINDHGDGGWLQVKFFDNDTLAGLLERLGLRYD from the coding sequence ATGCACGTTGAATTTCAGCACGTCCCTATAGAAAACATCCAAGCGGGGCAATATCAACCCAGACAAGATTTTAATGGCATCGCATTAAAAGAGCTCGCCCAATCAATTGCCTCTCAGGGTTTGATTGAACCCTTAATCGTACGAACTATTGCAAAACAGCGTTATGAAATTATTGCTGGAGAACGACGATGGCGTGCTGCAAAAATAGCCGGATTGCACACAGTGCCCTGTTTAATAGGAAATTATACTGACAAACAAGCATGCGCACTCACCCTAATTGAAAACATTCAACGAGAAGATTTAAATTTGATTGAAGAGGCAAGCGCTTATCGGCGTTTGATTGATGAGTTTCACTACCATCAAGATGAAATAGCTACTTTAGTAGGAAAATCGCGCAGTCATATTGCCAATATTATTCGTCTACTCAGTTTAAGTGAATCAATAAAAAATTTAATTCGGGATAAAACCTTATCTTTGGGGCATGCGCGAGTTCTCGTAGGATTAAATCCAGGCCAACAAGAGTATTTAGCCCAACAGACTATAGAACAAGAATGGTCAGTGAGACAGTTGGAACAAGCAGTTAAAACGCAAAAAAATAAACAATTTTCAACTCCCCAAAATGCTAAAAGAGATCGGGACATTGAGCGATTACAAGCTCTATTGGCAGAGCAAGTGGGAGCGCCTGTGCAAATAATAAACGATCATGGCGATGGCGGATGGTTACAAGTTAAATTTTTTGATAATGATACTCTCGCAGGACTTTTGGAGCGATTGGGCTTGAGATATGATTAA
- a CDS encoding URC4/urg3 family protein, whose protein sequence is MSNVHETAQVIATLKDPRTIRVRSQAILDRVKQDKSVYFSLDPEKMTSTASFVIEVIQDNYPNLDIPYHSRWRHFEAGGIDRIKKMQEHMNTLPAEQQGKILYELVIISVFLDAGAGQHWRFKEPATGIEYSRSEGLALASLSLYQEGVFSAIPTEPLRIDAERLLAFGEEALRHGFQVTPDNPLEGLTGRVALLNRLGRLIQHDQYHFGKENRLGDFYTYISSLAVNNKVTASQIFQEVLNTFNEIWPARLSFEGIPLGDVWEYNPLKTNEPGSGYIPFHKLSQWLTYSLIEPLEQAGITVTHLEELTGLPEYRNGGLLIDCGVLQFKNQAILKNALPPDSEIIVEWRALTVSLLDELAALIRKKLQKSAHELPLAKILQGGTWEAGRRIAKQKRPQGTPPIHIISDGTVF, encoded by the coding sequence ATGAGTAATGTACATGAAACTGCCCAAGTAATAGCTACGTTAAAGGATCCACGTACTATACGTGTGCGCTCACAAGCTATTTTGGATCGCGTAAAGCAAGATAAATCAGTTTATTTTTCTTTAGATCCTGAAAAAATGACCAGCACAGCCTCCTTTGTTATTGAAGTAATTCAAGATAATTATCCAAATCTTGATATTCCTTATCACAGTCGTTGGCGTCATTTTGAAGCTGGTGGGATTGATCGAATAAAAAAAATGCAGGAACACATGAATACCCTTCCTGCAGAACAACAAGGAAAAATTCTTTATGAACTGGTTATCATCAGTGTATTTTTAGATGCTGGTGCCGGTCAACATTGGCGCTTCAAGGAGCCTGCGACAGGTATAGAATATTCACGATCTGAAGGCTTAGCCTTAGCCAGCTTATCTCTTTACCAAGAGGGTGTTTTTAGTGCCATCCCAACTGAACCGTTGAGAATAGATGCAGAGCGGTTATTGGCTTTTGGTGAAGAGGCACTCCGGCATGGATTTCAAGTGACTCCCGACAATCCTCTTGAAGGTCTTACCGGAAGAGTTGCTCTTCTCAATCGACTGGGCAGGTTAATCCAACACGATCAATATCATTTTGGAAAAGAAAACCGCTTGGGTGATTTTTATACTTATATAAGCTCCTTGGCAGTAAATAACAAAGTTACAGCCTCGCAAATTTTTCAGGAAGTACTCAATACATTCAACGAAATATGGCCCGCCAGACTTTCATTTGAGGGAATACCCCTTGGAGACGTCTGGGAATATAATCCTCTAAAAACAAATGAACCTGGATCGGGTTATATTCCATTTCATAAATTATCCCAGTGGCTTACTTATTCCTTAATTGAACCCTTAGAACAAGCAGGAATTACAGTAACTCATCTGGAAGAGCTCACAGGTTTACCAGAATATCGAAATGGTGGATTGCTTATAGATTGTGGTGTACTGCAATTTAAAAACCAAGCAATTCTAAAAAATGCACTGCCCCCTGATTCAGAAATAATTGTGGAGTGGCGTGCATTAACGGTTTCACTTTTAGATGAATTAGCTGCTTTAATCAGAAAAAAATTGCAAAAGAGTGCGCACGAGCTGCCCTTGGCTAAAATTTTGCAAGGAGGAACTTGGGAAGCCGGACGGCGGATTGCGAAACAAAAACGACCCCAAGGTACCCCCCCTATTCACATCATTAGTGACGGTACCGTATTTTAA